In one Bacillus mesophilus genomic region, the following are encoded:
- a CDS encoding tetratricopeptide repeat protein, which yields MKTIQAALELVEYGEVEKGLDELSKLLPRATDDEKYSVAEVYYQLGFLREAKDLLNSLLEIYPTETELILMLAEVHIDLDEEEQAIILLGQVDEEEEEYPRVLLLLADLYQMQGLDEVAEQKLLKAKQLLPNNSILQFALGEFYSGRGNYKQSIPYYEEVVKVENHVGDISVHLRLAESYASTGLFEEAFTHYEKGLADKVEIDSLFGYACSAYQVENYKTAINKLLELKDMDPTYSPLYLVLAKAYEAEELITEAQEAIQEGIKVDEYNKELYVFGGKLAMKLGNYEQAKILLVKARELDHESIEAAFLLTRIYINEGDFEKVVPIVEAAIESGDEDPQMIWDIAIAKKELEEYSDALKHYRAAYTFFKDQPDFLEEYGRFLLEEGLRQEALVQFKHLLSIDQARIDIEELVLQLENES from the coding sequence ATGAAAACAATACAAGCAGCTTTAGAACTAGTAGAATACGGCGAAGTAGAAAAAGGCCTAGACGAACTATCAAAGTTACTACCACGAGCAACAGATGATGAAAAATATAGTGTTGCGGAGGTCTATTATCAACTCGGTTTCTTACGGGAAGCAAAGGACCTATTAAACTCTTTACTTGAAATATATCCAACTGAAACTGAATTAATACTAATGCTTGCTGAGGTACATATTGACCTAGATGAAGAGGAACAAGCGATTATTCTTTTAGGACAAGTGGATGAAGAGGAAGAAGAATATCCTCGAGTACTTTTACTACTTGCAGACTTATATCAAATGCAGGGGTTAGATGAAGTGGCAGAACAGAAGCTCTTAAAAGCTAAGCAATTATTGCCTAATAATTCCATTTTACAATTTGCTTTAGGAGAATTTTATTCAGGTAGAGGAAATTATAAACAAAGTATTCCTTATTACGAAGAGGTAGTAAAGGTGGAAAATCATGTGGGTGACATTAGTGTTCACTTACGATTAGCAGAAAGCTATGCCTCTACTGGACTCTTTGAAGAAGCTTTTACTCATTATGAAAAAGGGCTAGCAGATAAGGTTGAAATTGATAGCTTGTTTGGATATGCCTGTTCAGCTTATCAGGTAGAAAACTATAAGACAGCTATTAATAAGCTCTTAGAGCTTAAAGATATGGACCCTACCTATAGTCCTCTGTACCTTGTGCTTGCAAAAGCTTATGAAGCAGAAGAACTTATCACTGAGGCTCAAGAAGCGATTCAAGAGGGTATAAAGGTGGATGAGTATAATAAAGAACTGTATGTGTTCGGTGGTAAGCTGGCTATGAAGCTTGGGAATTATGAACAAGCCAAAATATTGCTAGTGAAAGCGAGAGAGCTAGATCATGAATCCATCGAAGCCGCATTTCTTTTAACAAGAATTTATATAAACGAGGGTGACTTTGAAAAAGTTGTACCAATCGTTGAAGCTGCTATAGAAAGTGGAGATGAAGATCCACAAATGATTTGGGACATTGCGATAGCTAAGAAAGAACTAGAAGAATATTCGGATGCATTAAAACACTACCGTGCTGCATATACTTTTTTTAAAGATCAACCAGATTTCTTGGAAGAATATGGTCGCTTTCTTCTAGAGGAAGGTTTAAGACAGGAAGCATTAGTACAATTTAAACATTTACTCAGCATAGACCAGGCTAGAATCGATATTGAAGAACTAGTTTTACAGTTAGAAAATGAATCGTAA
- the aroA gene encoding 3-phosphoshikimate 1-carboxyvinyltransferase, with protein MKKVNFYQTRLQGEIHVPGDKSISHRAVMLGSIANGTTTVEHFLPGEDCLSTISCFEKMGVEIQRNGEQVTVWGNGFKGLVEPKEILDVGNSGTTTRLLLGILAGIPFHSCMIGDSSIAKRPMKRVTNPLRDMGAKIDGREDGQFTPLSIRGGNLKGITYQSPVASAQVKSSILLAGLNGNRSTTVTEPHQSRDHTERMLQAFGVSIEVKGTSVTVKGGQELTSTSIYVPGDISSAAFFLVAGAIVPDSEIVLKNVGINPTRTGIIDVLQQMGATIRIENEREENFEPFADLYIQTSELHGIEVGGELIPRLIDEIPIIALLATQAEGTTIIKDASELKVKETNRIDTVVNELTKLGAKIEATDDGMIIYGKSKLHGAEVSSHGDHRIGMMLAIASFVSEGELQIEDTEAIAVSYPSFFEHIESLSK; from the coding sequence ATGAAAAAAGTAAACTTCTACCAAACACGTTTACAAGGGGAAATACATGTTCCAGGCGATAAGTCCATTTCACATCGTGCCGTTATGTTAGGCTCTATAGCAAATGGAACCACAACAGTTGAACATTTTCTACCAGGAGAGGATTGCCTGAGCACCATTTCTTGCTTTGAGAAAATGGGTGTAGAAATACAGCGAAACGGGGAGCAAGTGACGGTTTGGGGAAACGGGTTTAAAGGACTTGTGGAACCAAAAGAAATATTAGATGTGGGTAACTCAGGAACAACTACTCGACTTTTACTGGGGATATTAGCTGGTATTCCTTTTCATTCTTGCATGATAGGAGATTCATCCATCGCAAAGCGACCAATGAAAAGAGTAACTAACCCGCTTCGTGATATGGGAGCAAAGATCGATGGAAGAGAAGATGGACAGTTTACACCTTTATCGATTAGAGGTGGCAATTTAAAAGGAATCACTTACCAATCTCCTGTAGCTAGTGCTCAGGTTAAATCATCCATTTTACTTGCCGGTTTAAATGGTAATCGATCAACAACCGTAACAGAACCTCATCAATCAAGAGATCATACCGAAAGAATGCTACAAGCGTTTGGTGTTTCTATTGAGGTAAAGGGGACTTCAGTAACGGTTAAGGGTGGGCAGGAGCTTACTAGCACTTCAATCTATGTGCCAGGTGATATCTCATCAGCTGCATTCTTCCTTGTAGCAGGAGCCATTGTTCCGGACAGTGAGATTGTCTTGAAAAATGTCGGCATCAATCCAACAAGAACGGGAATCATTGATGTTTTACAACAAATGGGTGCGACAATTAGAATCGAAAATGAACGAGAAGAAAATTTTGAACCTTTTGCAGATTTATACATTCAAACTTCCGAGCTACATGGCATTGAAGTAGGTGGAGAGCTAATTCCTCGTTTAATTGATGAGATTCCGATTATCGCTCTATTAGCAACACAAGCGGAAGGTACAACCATCATAAAGGATGCTAGTGAGCTGAAGGTGAAAGAAACAAACCGTATTGATACGGTTGTAAATGAACTAACAAAGCTAGGTGCAAAAATTGAGGCTACCGATGATGGTATGATTATATATGGTAAATCCAAGCTCCACGGAGCAGAAGTAAGTAGCCATGGTGACCATCGTATTGGGATGATGCTAGCCATTGCTTCCTTTGTCTCAGAAGGCGAGCTTCAAATTGAGGATACTGAAGCAATTGCCGTCTCATACCCAAGCTTTTTTGAGCATATAGAATCATTAAGTAAATAA
- a CDS encoding prephenate dehydrogenase, with protein MKKRILIIGLGLIGGSIGLAIKREKDVTIVGHDIHGERLKLAQALLVIDEIGLELSAEVEKADFIIISTPVKQTEQILATIAQLPLKKGTIITDVGSTKQQIMMKSEIVCHEEVYFIGGHPMAGSHKTGVESSKAHLFENAFYILTPTPKTPTHAIQALKDLLSGTKANFIEMTPEEHDHIAGLISHFPHIIAASLVHNVASYQNESHDISRLAAGGFRDITRIASSSPTMWRDILIHNRVPLLKQFDQWMNEMDTVRTMIDQVDSDQIYKYFETAKSYRDGLPSKTKGAIPAFYDLFVDVPDYPGVISEVTAILAENKISITNIRIIEAREDIYGVLRLSFQTEDDRLRAKRCLESNKYETYVIQ; from the coding sequence ATGAAGAAACGTATTTTAATAATAGGACTTGGACTGATTGGTGGCTCCATTGGACTAGCGATAAAAAGAGAAAAAGATGTAACGATTGTTGGTCATGATATTCATGGGGAACGCTTAAAGCTAGCACAAGCTCTTCTTGTAATCGATGAAATCGGGTTGGAACTTTCAGCTGAAGTGGAAAAGGCTGATTTTATCATTATTTCCACGCCTGTTAAACAAACCGAGCAGATATTAGCCACTATTGCACAATTACCCTTAAAAAAGGGAACCATTATTACAGATGTAGGCAGTACAAAACAGCAGATCATGATGAAAAGTGAGATTGTTTGTCATGAGGAGGTCTATTTTATAGGTGGCCATCCGATGGCAGGTTCCCATAAAACAGGAGTTGAATCATCTAAAGCACATCTTTTTGAAAATGCTTTTTATATTTTAACACCTACTCCCAAAACACCAACTCATGCCATCCAGGCTTTAAAAGACTTACTATCTGGAACCAAGGCTAACTTTATTGAAATGACTCCTGAAGAACATGATCATATTGCAGGATTAATAAGTCATTTTCCACATATCATAGCGGCAAGTCTCGTGCATAATGTCGCATCTTATCAGAATGAAAGTCATGATATAAGTCGATTAGCAGCAGGTGGTTTTAGAGATATAACTAGAATTGCTTCCTCAAGTCCTACTATGTGGAGAGATATTCTCATTCATAACCGGGTGCCTTTATTAAAGCAGTTTGATCAATGGATGAATGAAATGGATACGGTCAGAACGATGATTGATCAAGTTGATTCTGACCAAATTTATAAATACTTTGAGACAGCCAAGTCTTATCGAGATGGACTTCCTAGCAAAACCAAGGGAGCAATCCCTGCATTCTACGATTTATTTGTTGATGTTCCTGATTATCCGGGTGTCATCTCTGAAGTAACAGCTATTTTAGCAGAAAATAAAATTAGTATTACAAACATTAGGATTATTGAAGCTAGAGAAGATATCTATGGAGTTCTCCGTCTTAGTTTTCAAACGGAGGATGATCGCTTACGAGCGAAGAGGTGCCTAGAGTCTAATAAATATGAGACGTATGTCATTCAGTAA
- the hisC gene encoding histidinol-phosphate transaminase, whose translation MEVKKQLISLKPYQPGKPIEEVKKEFGLDKIIKLASNENPFGSSPAAKEAIKKAVDELAIYPDGYATALRETIANYLHVDGSQLIFGNGSDEIILILCRALLSPETNTVMATPTFPQYKHNAIVEGSEVREVELIDGNHDLEGMLKQIDENTRIVWVCSPNNPTGTYIKKDDLLSFMERVPKTTLIVLDEAYYEYVEADDFLETVPLLQQYSNVMILRTFSKIYGLASLRIGYGVGNADFIRQIEPTREPFNTSRISHAAAIASVHDTDFVEQCRTKNRKGLQQFEEFCKEHNLAYYPSQGNFILIDFNPLQGNEVFQYLLERGYIVRSGNALGFPTSIRVTVGTQEENNGIIATLTEMLQNK comes from the coding sequence ATGGAAGTAAAAAAGCAACTTATTTCCCTAAAACCGTATCAACCAGGAAAACCAATTGAAGAAGTAAAAAAAGAGTTTGGCTTAGACAAAATTATAAAGCTAGCATCAAATGAAAACCCTTTTGGAAGTTCTCCTGCAGCGAAAGAGGCAATTAAAAAAGCAGTTGATGAACTAGCGATTTATCCAGATGGTTATGCTACTGCATTACGAGAAACAATTGCTAATTACTTACATGTAGATGGTAGTCAATTGATTTTCGGAAACGGGTCAGATGAAATTATCTTGATTCTTTGCCGAGCTTTACTTTCACCTGAAACAAATACAGTAATGGCGACGCCGACTTTCCCACAATATAAGCATAATGCGATTGTTGAAGGATCGGAAGTTCGCGAGGTTGAATTAATAGATGGTAACCACGATTTAGAGGGTATGCTAAAGCAGATTGACGAAAATACAAGAATAGTATGGGTATGTAGTCCGAATAACCCTACAGGTACTTATATTAAAAAAGACGATCTATTGTCCTTTATGGAACGTGTTCCGAAGACGACCTTGATTGTTTTAGACGAAGCCTATTATGAGTATGTTGAAGCAGATGATTTCCTAGAAACAGTTCCTCTATTACAACAATACTCAAATGTCATGATTCTTCGTACTTTTTCTAAGATTTATGGACTTGCTAGTTTGAGAATAGGTTATGGGGTTGGAAATGCAGACTTTATAAGACAAATCGAACCTACTAGAGAACCTTTTAATACTTCTAGAATCTCGCATGCAGCAGCCATTGCTTCGGTACATGATACAGATTTCGTTGAACAGTGCAGAACAAAAAATCGCAAAGGACTTCAGCAATTTGAAGAATTTTGTAAGGAGCATAATCTAGCCTATTATCCTTCACAAGGAAACTTTATCTTAATAGACTTTAATCCATTACAGGGGAACGAAGTCTTTCAATATTTATTAGAGCGTGGCTATATTGTCCGTTCAGGTAATGCTCTTGGTTTTCCAACAAGTATTCGTGTAACCGTAGGAACACAAGAAGAAAATAACGGAATCATCGCAACATTAACAGAAATGCTTCAAAATAAATAA
- the trpA gene encoding tryptophan synthase subunit alpha: MTTSVKRTIPTTEFLFIPFIVAGFPDEETTVDLALMLQKLGASALELGVPYSDPLADGPIIQEAASKALKNGMSIKKAMNLVSVMRNRGVNIPIILFTYYNPVLQLGEESFFALAKENDIDGLLVPDIPFEESGRLRSRCKEEGLFFISLVAPTSEKRIEMIAKEAEGFLYCVSSLGVTGVRKELHESVYPFLESVKKHSNIPVAVGFGISNADQVTNLLPVCDGVIVGSALLKKLADLETNLQNFDTKAAALEEFENFVKSIISPISV, from the coding sequence ATGACTACGTCTGTTAAAAGAACAATACCGACTACTGAGTTTTTGTTTATTCCTTTTATCGTCGCAGGCTTCCCTGATGAAGAGACAACAGTGGATCTCGCACTAATGCTTCAAAAGCTTGGAGCTTCTGCATTAGAATTAGGGGTACCTTATTCTGATCCGCTAGCAGATGGGCCTATTATTCAAGAAGCGGCTTCTAAAGCCTTAAAGAATGGAATGTCTATTAAAAAGGCAATGAACCTAGTAAGTGTCATGAGAAATAGAGGCGTTAATATTCCGATAATTCTTTTTACCTACTATAATCCTGTGCTACAATTAGGCGAAGAATCGTTTTTCGCGTTAGCGAAAGAAAATGATATTGATGGATTATTAGTTCCTGACATACCTTTTGAAGAGAGTGGTCGACTACGTTCTAGGTGCAAGGAAGAAGGGCTGTTCTTCATTTCCTTAGTGGCACCAACGTCTGAAAAGCGCATAGAGATGATTGCAAAAGAGGCAGAAGGGTTTCTGTATTGTGTTTCCTCACTAGGTGTAACAGGTGTGCGAAAAGAACTGCATGAAAGTGTATATCCATTCCTTGAATCTGTGAAAAAACACTCCAATATACCAGTAGCAGTTGGGTTTGGTATTTCAAATGCAGATCAGGTTACCAATCTATTGCCAGTATGTGATGGAGTCATTGTAGGTAGTGCTCTCTTAAAAAAGCTAGCAGACTTAGAAACTAATTTACAAAATTTCGATACAAAAGCCGCAGCATTGGAAGAATTCGAGAACTTTGTAAAATCCATTATATCTCCTATATCAGTTTAA